The following DNA comes from Nothobranchius furzeri strain GRZ-AD chromosome 19, NfurGRZ-RIMD1, whole genome shotgun sequence.
GGTTGGAGTCCAGTTGGGTCTGGCTCAGCAGGATATCAGCCGGGTTGTCGGTGGGCGTGTCAGAGCTGAACAAAGGCTCCGCCTCCAACTCCAGGAGCGATGGCAGGTCGCCCCCACCCTCCTCCAGGCTAAGTGGTTCAGTAACTTGAACAGGTGTGGCTGTGTAATGCACTAACTGCTTCCCTGTGCCAATTGGAGATGAAACAGCGTTACCATGACAACAGTCAATTTGGGGGGGTTTATTTAAATCTAGCTGAAGAATGGTTACCTGTGCTGCCTTCGCTTTCTTTAGGGGCCTCGTCAGACAGAAGCTAAAATAAAGAATTAGACTGGGGTCACATCAGGACAACTCGCCTCTACAGGTGGGCACGGTTAAAGTCAATTATACATTTATTACTACTCTGATTACCATAATAACagttttacacacaatatgaaaGTAAAATTAACTCACATTATCCAGGCTATCGATGTCAAAGTCTCCAGAGGGACAGGAGGAgctgaaaaactaaataaatgaaaaataaaaacagactttCAATTAAGATTCAGTTACACTTACAACAATTTGTGACTCCCGTAAACTCACTTCCATGAGCGGAGACGGATCAAAGGTGAAGGTCTGCGAGTTCAAAATATTCTGTAGATTTTCTAAGCCGTTGTCAATGCTGTCCACGTGGTCAGACAGTTCATACCTGGGGACAGGGACACGGAGGAAGGTGTGAGACGAATTAAACAGATGGGTGTTATTCTACATTTTTCATCCTGTCAACAAAAGATCCAAACAAAGAGTGTGTCTGTCTACGGTGGTCTTTGTTTCAGCATCTGTTTCCTTAAATCTCAGAATGAGGCGAATCTTTAAAGTGTGTCAGACATGAACAAGACTTTCAGGAAAATGGAGAAAAGTGCAGCAGCCAGTGGATCTGAACTCATAAAGAAGCTGTTTTCTGGATGTGATTCTATTAAAAACAGAAATTATTGAGCATTAGATGATATTTGATCAGGTTTTAGATGCACTAGCCAGTAAAATACACACTACTGGTCTGGTTTTTTTCACATGACAAGAGCAAAAAAATGTAGAACAACACTAAAGTTAACTAATTTCCTAAAAGTTTATCATCATAGACTTAACATAAAAGCAGACTGTAGCCTCCTAGATTTACACGATTGGAGGATAAAATTCTAAAGCTTTTTTGGGGCGAGACGTGTTGAAATTTAGAATTCCAGCTTTTAATAATTTAACTACATGGGGAAAAATATTAATTTATTGTCTTCATTTAAACTCCAATCAGACAGCAGCTGATAGAGGCCAACAGAAAGAACGATGGCTTCAATCCAAACTGAAAGGCCAAGTCCGTCTTTTACATCCAGTCTAAGATAATCGTTCAAAGATTCACTTGTCAGGAAGTTTGGATACGATGCGCCAAGCGTCAGGTGGGAGTCCACCTGCAGAGGATGGGAGGGGGCACCTAAAGGAAGCACAAGGATTCTCATAAAACATGTGACCTTTAACAGAACAACACGAACACTGGTGTTTAATGATGTCACTAAAGGTTGATTGGGCAGATTCAGCTGTAGAATAAGCTTTATCGATGCAGCAATGTGCAACAAGAACACGTGCGAGTTACTGGAGCGGGTTAGGTTGTGCTGCAGTGGCTGGAGTTTAGAAAACTTTTATTATTAGATTTTAATTTGGTAATTATTGGTGAACATTTGTTGAAAATCATGTATCAGCAAACATCAGATCTCTGACTGGACTCTTACCTGTCGAGACAGGCGATGGTTTGACATTTCTTCTGAGGTGTGGTGGAGCAGGGGGCAGCGTCTGAGCTGGAAACGGGGGTGGGGGACTGGATGGTAGGAGCTGGCGCAGGGGGCTCGGGGGAGGCAGGGCTCAGCACAACAGGACTGGCTACAGGGACACAGATTTAAGTTAAAATGAGATCTGAACGAAAACAACAACAGTGAAGCATTGATAAATAGATCTACCCGGCGTGGGGGTGGCTGTGGTGGAGACGGAGACCTGCGTTGGCTGAGTCTCGCTGTCCTGGAGGATGGAGTTGATGAAGGCAGTGGGGGACAAAGGCGTGTCTGCATTGGATGAAAGCGTGTCCTGTTCCACCTCCAGAATAGGAGACACCTCCAGAGCAGGAGATTCCTCCACCTCAGGACTAGATGGTTCCTCTTTGATAAAGGCTGACTGGTTCTCTCTGCAGGCATCAGACAGAGTTAGAACATTATAGCCCACCTTTTGCCTTAAGCAACCATTCAAGGTGGCTGATCTGACTGGTTCTCACTCAAGATCCGTCCAATCAGCAACTGCTTCTTCTGGGGTGGACGTGGCGACCTCTGTGATGTCAGAGATGACAGGCCCAGAGTTCAGCGGAGAGTCAGCTGAGAGGAGACCGGCTGCATTCTGGAGACACAGAACAGGCGTTTGTGTCTGAAACACTCACGGCTGAAGTTGAGAGTAGCATCATCCATTCTACCTGAATGTGCTCCAAGGTGAAAGGTCGGCTGTATTTGGGCATGGAGTGTGTAGAACTGGAATCATTAAGCATCAGAGGACTAcggcaaagaaaagaaaaacatgaaaatacaCTGATGACTAGGGTTAAGCAGCACTAAAGTGTGTCACATCTGCAGAGTTAGGAATAAACTTGCATCTTCCGTTTGACTCCCATGATCCTGTTGGTCTGGACAAGAGACACCAGAAACTGGATCAACTGCAAAAAGACAAAGCTTATATTTAGCTGAGTTAGCAGCTACGCTAACGCTAACAGCAGGTTAATATATTTAGTTTAAAGACGTTTTTTTACATTCACAGATGTACAGATTTATTTTGCTCGTTCAGCGAGCAGCAGCATCTTCTCTTGTGCACAAACACAAATGATTTTTTTACAGCTTTGatccaacagcaggaccagtttgTGCTACGTCTGTCTGGGTGGATGCTTTTGTACCTTGTTGACAACTTTCTGCTGCTGCACGTGTTTTTGTCTCAGGCTGGCCACTTCCCTCCACAAAGCCTCGTTCTCACTAAAACAGATAGAAAAATAAGGTGAATGTTAATATTACAGGAAAAATCTCCTCCACTTAAACTTTTCTTTTGTTAGTTCAGCTTCCTACTGTTTCATGGAGAGGATCCTGGAGTCGATGGTTTCCTGTTTTCCCTTCATCAGATGGACGTCGTTTAAGATTTTGTTGACCTCGTCTGTAGAAATTTTCACTTCCTCTTGACGGACCGATGCGACCTGCACCGGATACAGAAAGGAGGAACCATTACCAAATATATCAGATGTGTCCATTCTAACTGCACGTGTTCACAAACGTAGGGAAAAGCAAGACAGTCAGAGCTCATAGCGTTATAGACAGCTGCTCCAAAGATTTATTACAGGACTCTGTGATTATTTTAGAAAGATTTCAATACAGAAAAcaagaaaaatgtaaaattaaatcCAACTTCAGTGTCATTGAGAGGTAGTTTTTTGGGATTTGCGGGGAGTTTATCTGTACATTAAACAGTCTGTGCTTCTGGTTAGGATGGAGATGATCTTGAATGGATTTATTTGTAATTAAGTTTCTCTCTAAAATATTAATTATTGATAATTAATGTTGTCAAAATCCTTTTGATTTTTTCTTATTAACATTTAACCAAGTCAATCAGATTTTTAGCACCTAGACAAGACTTTACCTCTAGATTACTTTGAAAGAACTAATCTGTCAAAAAGCACCAGACGTTTGATCTGAGTGCTTCTGCGTTACCATACATTTGTGACTTTTCTTTTGATGTTCTCCAGCAGGTGTTCTTGTCCTCTGATGAAGAACGGGTGCTGGAACTCTGTGTCGTCTCTCTCGGGTTTCAGCAAACCACCCTGCTCAATGTGCACCACCTTACGGAAACCATCTGGACATCAGCAGAATAGAACAAAGCAGCAGCTGGTTAAATAAATGTTCCTGATTAGTCCTGAAACTATAATAAGAGACCGCTCAACTAGAGCTGGTTTAGTTGGTTGATGACAGCTGATACTCACACATATTGAGCTGTCGGATGAAGCTTGCCATGTTGTTGTGTTTGAAGAACTTTGGTAGAACCTCTTTAGAGAAGCGAGCCTGATCAAACACATGGAAGCTGGTTCCACTCTGATATACAGAACACAGAGCAATCAGTCG
Coding sequences within:
- the hsf1 gene encoding heat shock factor protein 1 isoform X2, producing MEYLGGGGVTGGVVVSGGNVPAFLTKLWTLVEDPETDPLICWSPSGTSFHVFDQARFSKEVLPKFFKHNNMASFIRQLNMYGFRKVVHIEQGGLLKPERDDTEFQHPFFIRGQEHLLENIKRKVTNVASVRQEEVKISTDEVNKILNDVHLMKGKQETIDSRILSMKHENEALWREVASLRQKHVQQQKVVNKLIQFLVSLVQTNRIMGVKRKIPLMLNDSSSTHSMPKYSRPFTLEHIQNAAGLLSADSPLNSGPVISDITEVATSTPEEAVADWTDLEENQSAFIKEEPSSPEVEESPALEVSPILEVEQDTLSSNADTPLSPTAFINSILQDSETQPTQVSVSTTATPTPASPVVLSPASPEPPAPAPTIQSPTPVSSSDAAPCSTTPQKKCQTIACLDRYELSDHVDSIDNGLENLQNILNSQTFTFDPSPLMEFFSSSCPSGDFDIDSLDNLLSDEAPKESEGSTGKQLVHYTATPVQVTEPLSLEEGGGDLPSLLELEAEPLFSSDTPTDNPADILLSQTQLDSNL
- the hsf1 gene encoding heat shock factor protein 1 isoform X1 produces the protein MEYLGGGGVTGGVVVSGGNVPAFLTKLWTLVEDPETDPLICWSPSGTSFHVFDQARFSKEVLPKFFKHNNMASFIRQLNMYGFRKVVHIEQGGLLKPERDDTEFQHPFFIRGQEHLLENIKRKVTNVASVRQEEVKISTDEVNKILNDVHLMKGKQETIDSRILSMKHENEALWREVASLRQKHVQQQKVVNKLIQFLVSLVQTNRIMGVKRKIPLMLNDSSSTHSMPKYSRPFTLEHIQNAAGLLSADSPLNSGPVISDITEVATSTPEEAVADWTDLEENQSAFIKEEPSSPEVEESPALEVSPILEVEQDTLSSNADTPLSPTAFINSILQDSETQPTQVSVSTTATPTPASPVVLSPASPEPPAPAPTIQSPTPVSSSDAAPCSTTPQKKCQTIACLDRCPLPSSAGGLPPDAWRIVSKLPDKYELSDHVDSIDNGLENLQNILNSQTFTFDPSPLMEFFSSSCPSGDFDIDSLDNLLSDEAPKESEGSTGKQLVHYTATPVQVTEPLSLEEGGGDLPSLLELEAEPLFSSDTPTDNPADILLSQTQLDSNL